The Chitinophagales bacterium genome has a window encoding:
- a CDS encoding DoxX family protein, with protein MKKLKIFYWVFTLPFVAFMLFSAVPDLLVTADAHKFMTALGYNDTVTRFLGVAKILGCIAILIPGLPRLKEWAYAGLFYDLVGATVSMAGSYGVNPGMSFMLLPISFLFGSYIFYHKLNGA; from the coding sequence ATGAAAAAATTAAAGATCTTTTACTGGGTGTTTACCTTGCCGTTCGTAGCTTTTATGCTGTTCTCTGCTGTTCCTGACCTTCTGGTTACCGCTGATGCGCATAAGTTTATGACCGCATTAGGTTATAATGATACCGTTACCCGTTTCCTGGGTGTTGCAAAAATTCTGGGTTGTATCGCAATACTTATTCCGGGCTTACCCAGGCTGAAGGAATGGGCTTACGCGGGATTGTTCTACGACCTGGTAGGAGCGACCGTGTCTATGGCAGGTTCTTATGGCGTTAATCCCGGTATGTCATTTATGCTATTGCCAATAAGTTTCTTATTCGGGTCTTACATCTTTTATCACAAATTGAATGGAGCTTGA
- a CDS encoding VOC family protein, which produces MATLNAHVAYNGNCEEAFNFYSKVFGSDINMVMRNKDIPGDVPSPAGEDEAEKILHISLPIGNGCMLMGCDMPAGFGEATRGNSFNISISTDSEEQTEKFYNGLLEGGKVNMPLDKTFWGSYFGMVVDKYGVQWMISYDYGQQP; this is translated from the coding sequence ATGGCAACATTAAACGCTCACGTAGCCTACAACGGCAATTGCGAAGAAGCATTCAATTTTTACAGTAAAGTATTCGGCAGCGACATCAACATGGTGATGCGTAACAAGGATATACCCGGCGATGTGCCATCACCTGCTGGTGAGGATGAAGCAGAAAAGATCCTTCATATCTCATTACCTATTGGTAACGGCTGTATGCTGATGGGCTGCGATATGCCTGCAGGCTTTGGTGAAGCAACAAGGGGCAATAGTTTTAATATATCTATCAGTACAGATAGTGAAGAGCAGACAGAAAAATTCTATAACGGATTGCTGGAAGGAGGTAAGGTAAATATGCCGCTGGACAAGACTTTCTGGGGTTCATATTTTGGGATGGTAGTAGATAAGTATGGTGTGCAATGGATGATCAGTTATGATTATGGTCAACAACCTTAA
- a CDS encoding VOC family protein codes for MNRQIYVNLPVKDLDITMKFYSALGFSFNEQFTDEKAACMVVSDNIFVMLLREEFFKTFTKKEIADATKNTEAILAISAESREEVDIVLNKALAAGGTSPMPSQDHGWMYGRGFTDPDGHMWEIIYMDPAGPADN; via the coding sequence ATGAACAGACAAATATATGTGAACCTGCCGGTGAAGGACCTTGATATAACGATGAAATTCTATAGTGCGCTGGGCTTTTCATTCAATGAGCAGTTTACAGATGAGAAGGCGGCTTGCATGGTTGTAAGTGATAACATCTTTGTTATGCTGCTGCGAGAGGAGTTCTTTAAAACATTCACGAAAAAGGAAATTGCCGACGCGACAAAAAATACAGAAGCAATATTAGCAATATCGGCAGAAAGCAGGGAAGAGGTAGACATTGTGTTGAACAAAGCATTGGCTGCAGGGGGCACATCGCCTATGCCATCGCAGGATCACGGCTGGATGTATGGCAGGGGCTTTACAGACCCAGACGGGCATATGTGGGAGATAATATACATGGACCCTGCAGGACCAGCGGATAACTAA
- a CDS encoding helix-turn-helix domain-containing protein: MKHVSILIPRKVILASMEGTRQIFAMANNFMAQQGAPPLFHIQLVGLDKSTPAAGGLFTINADATISEVNKTDLVIIPAVDGDLGEAIDINKDFAPWITKQYAQGAEIASLCVGAFLLASTGLVNGKSCATHWVAQNEFRKMFPEVNLVTEKIITEDSGIYSSGGAFSYLNLILHIVEKFAGREMALSLAKVFAIEIERDNQSRFIMFNGQKDHEDDDIRAAQEYIEKNYTEKLSVDQLASTFALGRRSLERRFKKATANTVQEYIQRVKIEAAKKNLESSRKTVSEVMYEVGYSDTKAFRTTFKKITGLSPIEYKNRYNKLAEAV, translated from the coding sequence ATGAAACACGTATCTATACTTATACCAAGAAAAGTCATTCTCGCCAGCATGGAAGGAACAAGGCAGATATTTGCGATGGCCAACAACTTTATGGCACAGCAGGGCGCACCTCCATTGTTTCACATACAACTGGTAGGGCTCGATAAGTCTACTCCTGCCGCAGGCGGGCTGTTCACCATCAATGCGGATGCTACCATCAGCGAGGTGAATAAGACCGACCTTGTTATCATTCCTGCTGTAGATGGCGACCTTGGAGAAGCTATAGATATCAACAAAGACTTTGCCCCATGGATAACCAAACAATACGCACAAGGCGCAGAGATAGCCAGCCTTTGCGTGGGCGCCTTCCTGCTGGCATCTACAGGTTTGGTAAATGGCAAGAGCTGCGCAACGCATTGGGTAGCACAAAACGAATTCAGGAAGATGTTCCCTGAAGTGAACCTCGTAACAGAGAAGATCATCACTGAAGATAGTGGCATCTACTCCAGCGGCGGAGCGTTCTCTTACCTCAACCTGATACTGCATATTGTAGAGAAGTTTGCCGGGCGCGAAATGGCACTGTCACTGGCAAAAGTGTTTGCGATAGAAATAGAGCGCGACAACCAGTCAAGGTTCATCATGTTCAACGGGCAAAAGGACCACGAAGATGACGACATCCGCGCCGCACAGGAATATATTGAAAAGAACTACACCGAGAAGCTGTCTGTCGACCAACTGGCCAGTACATTTGCACTGGGTCGCCGCAGCCTGGAGCGACGTTTCAAAAAAGCTACTGCCAATACAGTACAGGAATACATACAACGTGTAAAGATAGAAGCAGCCAAAAAGAACCTGGAAAGCAGCCGCAAAACGGTAAGCGAAGTTATGTACGAAGTAGGCTACAGCGATACCAAAGCATTCCGTACTACATTCAAAAAGATAACAGGGCTATCGCCTATTGAATACAAGAACAGGTATAATAAACTGGCGGAGGCTGTATAG
- a CDS encoding rRNA adenine methyltransferase, whose protein sequence is MIFDPDNRVVQLCAEGIITEGTGDMARAREYYQQAWDIAGDYFERFTAAHYLARNLDDTQEELKWNDLSLLYALKIEDPGIKGALSSLYLNIGKSYEKLHDIAAATTNYQLAAEYTRHLPDDGYGKMIQGGVAESLKRVADENE, encoded by the coding sequence ATGATATTTGACCCCGATAACAGAGTGGTGCAACTATGTGCCGAAGGTATAATAACGGAAGGTACGGGCGATATGGCTCGTGCGAGAGAGTATTATCAGCAGGCATGGGATATTGCGGGTGATTATTTTGAACGGTTCACGGCGGCGCACTACCTGGCACGCAATCTTGACGATACGCAGGAAGAACTGAAATGGAACGACCTCTCTTTGTTATATGCACTTAAAATAGAAGACCCCGGTATAAAAGGAGCATTGTCTTCGCTATACCTGAATATAGGCAAGAGTTATGAAAAGCTGCATGACATAGCCGCCGCAACAACAAATTACCAGCTTGCCGCAGAATATACCAGGCACTTGCCTGATGATGGTTATGGTAAAATGATACAGGGTGGTGTAGCTGAATCGCTAAAACGTGTAGCCGATGAAAACGAGTAA
- a CDS encoding HIRAN domain-containing protein has translation MNRSGFLSTLLASIAIGRLPVSLTKDFRKIYLLQCFVAGFRHYDGMQLLDRMNEGDLLELVREPGNTYDSCAIALHWQGRKIGFVPASVNEMLSYLLDADALSLFAVITHLEKQSQPWENVAVAVYFVQEVNKALPAHASYLTRIEAPHYRTLGKGHTKTKEGPDMGDLFDSTERVIDLDAIPQEKEEVKAYFEKYYPQHAVEMDKPGRYVRVKDDGIFTYMYEISEEVRRVLNKKGEELLEFFIE, from the coding sequence ATGAACCGTTCGGGATTTTTGAGCACTTTGCTGGCTTCCATAGCTATAGGCAGGCTGCCGGTATCACTTACCAAAGACTTCAGAAAGATATACCTGTTGCAATGCTTTGTTGCGGGTTTCCGCCACTATGATGGTATGCAGTTGCTGGACCGTATGAATGAAGGTGACCTGCTGGAACTGGTGCGCGAGCCGGGCAACACATATGATTCCTGCGCCATTGCCCTGCACTGGCAGGGGAGAAAGATAGGTTTTGTTCCGGCATCTGTCAACGAGATGCTGAGCTATCTTTTAGATGCAGACGCATTGAGCCTGTTCGCCGTTATCACACACCTGGAGAAGCAATCTCAGCCGTGGGAGAATGTTGCTGTTGCCGTGTATTTTGTACAGGAGGTAAATAAAGCGTTGCCTGCACATGCCAGCTACCTGACGCGTATTGAAGCGCCACACTACCGTACATTAGGCAAGGGTCATACAAAAACAAAAGAAGGTCCTGATATGGGTGACCTTTTTGATAGTACAGAACGGGTGATAGACCTGGATGCTATACCGCAAGAAAAAGAAGAAGTGAAAGCATACTTTGAAAAATACTATCCGCAACATGCCGTTGAGATGGACAAGCCGGGCAGGTATGTGCGTGTAAAAGACGACGGCATATTTACTTATATGTACGAAATAAGCGAAGAGGTAAGGCGTGTGCTGAACAAGAAAGGTGAGGAACTGCTGGAGTTTTTTATTGAATGA
- a CDS encoding Nif3-like dinuclear metal center hexameric protein yields MQIKDIIQAIETFAPPIYQEGYDNSGLQIGNPNDEARGVLISLDVTEAILDEAIQKGMNMVVVHHPLLFSGLKQISGRNYIERIVQKAIKNDINIYACHTNLDNVRHGVNAKIAEKLGLQNTAILTPMGESLLKLYTYAPKDTADKVRDALFAAGAGEIGRYYECSFNTPGTGTFRPGEGTNPAIGQTGGPREVVEEVKIEVLVDKARQGQVLKALFAVHPYEEVAYELVTLRNPNQDLGAGMVGELAEPIDEQDFLAHIKKNMHTEVIRHTALKGKKVRKVAICGGSGSFLLKDAIRSGADFFITGDYKYHQFFDADGHLVIADIGHYESEQFTSEIFRDIINRKFPNFATLLSSLSTNPVNYYY; encoded by the coding sequence ATGCAGATAAAAGACATCATACAAGCTATTGAAACATTTGCCCCGCCCATCTACCAGGAAGGGTACGACAACAGCGGGCTGCAGATAGGCAACCCCAACGACGAGGCCAGAGGCGTGCTCATCAGCCTGGATGTGACCGAAGCTATCCTGGACGAGGCCATACAAAAGGGCATGAATATGGTGGTAGTGCACCACCCCCTCCTCTTCAGCGGGCTGAAACAGATAAGCGGCCGCAACTATATTGAACGTATTGTGCAGAAGGCTATAAAGAATGACATCAACATATACGCCTGCCATACCAACCTGGACAATGTGCGCCACGGCGTAAATGCCAAAATAGCCGAAAAGCTGGGTTTACAGAACACGGCGATACTCACCCCTATGGGTGAAAGCCTGTTGAAACTGTACACCTACGCCCCAAAAGATACGGCGGATAAGGTACGAGATGCCCTGTTTGCGGCAGGTGCGGGCGAGATAGGCAGGTATTACGAATGTAGTTTCAATACGCCCGGCACAGGCACTTTCCGTCCCGGCGAGGGTACTAATCCCGCTATCGGGCAGACGGGCGGACCAAGAGAAGTCGTGGAAGAGGTAAAAATAGAGGTGCTGGTAGACAAAGCCCGCCAGGGACAGGTGCTGAAAGCGCTCTTTGCCGTCCACCCTTACGAGGAGGTAGCCTACGAGCTGGTAACCCTCCGCAACCCCAACCAGGACCTGGGCGCAGGCATGGTAGGCGAGCTGGCAGAGCCGATAGACGAACAGGACTTCCTGGCACACATAAAGAAAAACATGCATACAGAAGTGATCCGGCATACTGCGTTGAAGGGCAAAAAAGTGCGCAAAGTGGCTATTTGCGGAGGTTCGGGCAGTTTTTTACTGAAGGATGCCATCCGCTCCGGGGCCGACTTTTTCATCACGGGCGACTATAAATACCACCAGTTCTTCGATGCGGACGGGCACCTGGTCATAGCCGACATCGGGCACTACGAGAGTGAACAATTTACCTCGGAAATATTCAGAGATATTATTAATAGAAAATTTCCTAATTTTGCCACTCTTTTATCAAGTTTATCAACAAATCCGGTAAATTATTATTATTAA
- a CDS encoding c-type cytochrome — protein sequence MKKILAAICILAPAILAFTGTYDNGITTLPANPQQQGDAEQGYTYLTTGDFLKSGLPYGAFIATNGKDKNNYLQREGKNATLAHGYNMVEKNGIEMVIPTCLQCHAEEFDGQLVIGLGNTTLDFSKTSHRDVKTRISVLKAMAPKQYEAAEPFLTAFAATYPLLETEVRGINPADGLAAVLAAHRDPKTLEWNDSTMLTLPKAIIPTDVPAWWLMKKKNAMFYTGFGRGDFSKFLMLSNLLTVKDTAEAREVSSHFSDVLAYIRSLQPPAYPKDINQKLAKKGWHIFNDNCSGCHGTYGDNGEYPNLLVPTSIVQTDSVLCNAFIENKPFIDWFNNSWFVQGENPAQLVPFKGYIAPPLDGIWVTAPYMHNGSVPTIEAMLNSSKRPAYWSRDYKNPEYDYVSVGWKYIAHDGPDKKKVYDTTLPGYGNYGHYFGDGLSDEERSAVIEYLKTL from the coding sequence ATGAAAAAGATACTTGCAGCGATATGCATTCTTGCCCCCGCAATATTGGCCTTTACCGGTACTTACGATAATGGTATTACAACCCTACCTGCCAATCCACAGCAACAGGGTGATGCGGAACAAGGGTATACCTACCTTACTACTGGTGACTTCCTAAAAAGTGGCCTGCCCTATGGCGCCTTTATTGCTACTAATGGCAAAGACAAAAACAACTACCTCCAGCGCGAAGGCAAGAATGCCACGCTGGCGCATGGATATAACATGGTAGAAAAGAACGGTATTGAGATGGTGATACCCACCTGTCTGCAATGCCATGCCGAAGAATTTGACGGACAACTGGTGATAGGGCTGGGCAATACTACGCTCGACTTCAGCAAAACATCGCACAGGGATGTAAAAACACGTATAAGCGTATTGAAGGCAATGGCACCCAAACAATATGAAGCGGCAGAACCTTTCCTTACAGCGTTTGCAGCTACCTATCCCTTATTGGAAACGGAAGTGCGTGGTATAAATCCTGCAGATGGCTTAGCGGCTGTCCTTGCGGCGCACAGGGACCCTAAAACACTGGAGTGGAATGATAGTACGATGCTTACACTGCCCAAAGCTATCATACCAACAGACGTACCCGCATGGTGGCTGATGAAAAAGAAGAATGCTATGTTCTATACAGGTTTTGGTCGTGGCGATTTTAGCAAATTTTTGATGTTATCTAATTTACTGACTGTAAAAGATACCGCTGAGGCACGTGAGGTGAGTAGCCATTTTAGCGATGTGCTGGCTTACATCAGGTCGTTGCAACCACCAGCCTATCCTAAAGACATTAACCAAAAGCTGGCAAAAAAAGGGTGGCATATATTTAACGACAACTGTAGTGGCTGTCACGGCACTTATGGAGATAATGGGGAGTATCCCAACCTGCTGGTCCCCACATCTATAGTCCAGACAGACTCAGTGCTATGCAATGCATTTATCGAGAACAAGCCATTCATTGACTGGTTCAACAATAGTTGGTTTGTACAAGGTGAGAACCCGGCACAACTTGTCCCGTTTAAAGGGTACATAGCGCCTCCGCTGGACGGTATATGGGTAACAGCCCCTTATATGCACAATGGCTCCGTACCCACTATTGAGGCTATGCTGAACAGCAGCAAACGCCCGGCTTACTGGAGCAGGGACTATAAAAACCCGGAATATGATTACGTATCAGTTGGATGGAAATACATAGCACATGATGGTCCTGATAAAAAGAAAGTGTATGATACTACATTGCCCGGCTACGGCAATTACGGGCACTACTTTGGCGATGGATTAAGCGATGAAGAGCGGAGTGCAGTGATAGAATACCTGAAGACATTATAA
- a CDS encoding alpha/beta hydrolase has translation MKKLIMLLAGIVTFNTIFAQIDLKGSWHGTLNGVKDLVVAFNISGENNDLKATLDVPMQNAKDMPCTSAKLSHDTLIVSMTNINAEYIGKVIDVNKIEGLWTQNGLGVPLSLKRMEGRVQLNRPQTPKPPFPYNSEDVLFYNSTKSMEYGATITTPKDDKQHPALILISGSGAQNRDEEIFQHKPFAVVADYLTRRGYVVLRVDDRGTGRTGGSRVNATSADYAKDVLDAITYLKTRKEVDKKKIGLYGHSEGGMIAQMVAADNKDIDFIICMAGPGIKLSQGMVEQNIAVLTSMGLSEAAANSYGELYSALVNDVLVSSKEEQLIEKMKVSIDNWMAQADSQVVLQTTGIHDSASRQVFIDKFVEGVWNKWMTYFLHYDPQPVLEQLRCKVLALNGDRDMQVISKSNLPGYEKALAKSKSKVYETKEIHGVNHLFQECNTCTVQEYAELEQTIKPEVLKIVGDWLDKNVK, from the coding sequence ATGAAAAAACTCATCATGCTGCTGGCCGGCATTGTAACTTTCAATACAATTTTTGCACAGATAGACCTGAAAGGAAGCTGGCATGGAACGCTGAATGGCGTGAAAGACCTGGTTGTGGCGTTCAATATATCCGGAGAAAATAATGATTTGAAGGCAACGCTGGATGTGCCTATGCAAAATGCCAAAGATATGCCTTGCACATCGGCAAAACTCAGCCACGATACGCTTATTGTAAGCATGACCAATATCAATGCAGAGTATATAGGCAAGGTAATAGATGTAAATAAGATAGAAGGCCTGTGGACACAGAATGGGTTAGGAGTGCCACTGAGCCTGAAAAGAATGGAAGGCAGGGTACAGCTCAATCGTCCGCAGACACCTAAGCCTCCTTTCCCTTACAATAGTGAAGATGTTTTGTTTTATAATAGTACCAAGAGTATGGAGTATGGAGCTACTATTACGACACCTAAAGATGATAAACAACATCCGGCATTGATACTTATATCAGGTTCGGGCGCACAAAACAGGGATGAAGAGATCTTTCAGCATAAACCATTTGCTGTTGTTGCGGACTACCTGACCAGGCGTGGTTATGTGGTGCTCAGAGTTGACGACCGAGGTACCGGGCGCACAGGCGGTAGCCGTGTTAACGCAACATCAGCTGATTATGCAAAAGATGTACTGGATGCTATTACCTACCTGAAAACACGAAAAGAAGTAGATAAAAAGAAGATTGGTCTGTATGGCCACAGTGAGGGTGGAATGATAGCCCAGATGGTAGCGGCGGATAATAAGGATATAGATTTCATTATCTGTATGGCCGGCCCAGGCATAAAGCTATCGCAGGGAATGGTAGAGCAGAATATTGCTGTACTGACAAGCATGGGCCTGAGTGAGGCGGCTGCAAATAGCTATGGAGAACTGTATAGTGCTCTTGTGAATGATGTATTGGTATCGAGTAAAGAAGAACAACTGATAGAAAAAATGAAGGTAAGCATCGATAACTGGATGGCTCAGGCTGATTCTCAGGTTGTATTACAGACAACAGGTATTCATGATAGTGCATCCCGACAAGTGTTTATTGATAAATTTGTAGAAGGAGTATGGAATAAGTGGATGACCTATTTTCTGCACTACGACCCGCAACCTGTATTGGAGCAGCTGCGTTGTAAAGTACTTGCATTGAATGGTGACAGGGATATGCAGGTAATATCAAAGTCGAACCTGCCCGGCTATGAAAAAGCATTGGCCAAAAGCAAGTCGAAAGTATATGAAACAAAAGAAATACATGGTGTCAACCATCTCTTCCAGGAATGTAATACCTGTACCGTTCAGGAATATGCAGAGCTGGAACAGACCATCAAACCCGAGGTACTGAAGATAGTAGGCGACTGGCTGGACAAGAACGTTAAGTAA
- a CDS encoding SdpI family protein: MQSKNPLRHLLAMIVLLVPMAYLGYVWNELPPRIALHFGASGQANGWGDRNGLLVQTIIVTVITLVAYIVVVNAHKLDKKRTHGVKPPMFDTIAFVAVLFMSIISLAIIINGINPDGMLFNKIVLPATGMFFIFIGNVMYSIRPNRFVGVRIPWTLNNDDNWKHTHRLAGKLFFAGGLMITFVSLVYKTEIAAMFMSGIVLIILVITVGYSYNFYRTTQKNKA; the protein is encoded by the coding sequence ATGCAGTCAAAAAATCCTCTTAGACATCTACTGGCAATGATAGTATTGCTGGTGCCGATGGCATATCTTGGTTATGTGTGGAATGAACTTCCTCCGCGCATAGCCTTGCACTTTGGTGCGTCCGGACAAGCCAATGGCTGGGGCGACAGGAACGGTTTGCTGGTACAAACAATTATTGTTACAGTAATTACACTTGTAGCCTATATAGTAGTAGTGAACGCGCATAAGTTAGATAAGAAAAGAACACATGGTGTTAAGCCACCTATGTTCGATACAATAGCTTTTGTGGCGGTTTTGTTCATGAGTATTATCTCATTGGCTATTATCATTAATGGTATCAATCCTGATGGTATGTTGTTCAATAAGATCGTGCTGCCTGCCACGGGAATGTTCTTCATATTTATCGGCAATGTTATGTACAGCATCAGGCCTAACCGTTTTGTAGGTGTACGCATACCATGGACATTGAATAACGATGACAACTGGAAACATACGCACAGGTTGGCAGGTAAACTGTTCTTTGCAGGTGGATTGATGATAACATTTGTTTCCCTCGTGTATAAAACTGAAATTGCCGCTATGTTCATGTCGGGTATTGTGCTGATAATACTGGTGATTACAGTGGGATATTCTTATAACTTTTACAGAACTACTCAAAAAAACAAAGCATAG
- a CDS encoding winged helix-turn-helix transcriptional regulator, producing the protein MNNLFKALNDQTRREILELLKVRDMTAGEIAEHFDISKPSISHHLDILKQAGLINSVKSGQFITYSLNTTVVDEILKWVLQFQSENTVKFKAHAVKKSS; encoded by the coding sequence ATGAACAATCTCTTTAAAGCACTGAACGACCAGACGCGCAGAGAGATACTGGAGCTACTGAAGGTGCGGGATATGACGGCTGGCGAGATAGCGGAACATTTCGATATCTCCAAGCCCAGCATCTCTCACCACCTGGATATACTCAAGCAGGCCGGTCTCATCAATTCCGTCAAGTCGGGCCAGTTTATTACCTACTCCCTCAATACCACGGTTGTGGACGAGATACTAAAGTGGGTATTGCAATTTCAATCGGAGAACACCGTAAAATTCAAAGCACATGCAGTCAAAAAATCCTCTTAG
- a CDS encoding TetR/AcrR family transcriptional regulator, producing MDRKTEIIEAAARIIGSDGVQAFTTKRLAAMIGISEAALYRYYSGKDEIIHKVFEHFEGLIGQKIASIVVAEINEKEKIETIFEIHKHIFEDYPELVFLLFSEGSFIDIAGLSQKISEILTRKFSLMESLIQQGQTNGTIRNDIAAYELGKVLMGYFRMYLLQLRLEGNMNNLDKYCKDFFKTINKLI from the coding sequence ATGGATAGAAAAACCGAAATAATAGAAGCAGCTGCAAGGATAATAGGTAGTGATGGCGTACAGGCCTTTACTACCAAAAGGCTAGCTGCTATGATCGGTATTTCTGAAGCTGCACTATATAGGTACTACAGCGGCAAAGACGAAATCATCCATAAAGTTTTCGAGCATTTTGAAGGTTTGATTGGTCAAAAAATTGCATCTATAGTTGTTGCAGAAATAAATGAGAAAGAAAAAATAGAGACCATATTTGAGATACACAAACACATTTTCGAGGACTACCCCGAGCTGGTATTCCTTTTATTCTCCGAAGGTAGTTTTATAGACATTGCCGGACTCAGCCAAAAAATCAGCGAAATTCTGACCCGCAAATTTTCATTAATGGAATCCCTGATTCAGCAGGGACAAACAAACGGAACAATACGCAACGATATAGCAGCCTATGAGCTGGGCAAGGTGTTAATGGGCTATTTCCGCATGTACCTGCTACAGCTAAGGCTGGAAGGCAATATGAACAACCTGGATAAATACTGTAAAGACTTTTTTAAGACCATCAACAAGTTGATTTAA
- a CDS encoding DoxX family protein, translating into MSKIKTVTYWLTTIVIAAAFIITGIGNLVPFQHIAADMAHLGYPPYFQIILGIWKILAAVAILLPKAKRLKEWAYAGIIFDLTGAAFSRYSMGDEAAMVIIPLMIASLASASWMLRPKGRKLQSLTPINK; encoded by the coding sequence ATGTCAAAAATCAAAACAGTTACGTATTGGCTGACTACAATAGTTATAGCAGCAGCATTTATTATAACAGGTATAGGCAATCTTGTACCGTTTCAACATATAGCAGCAGATATGGCGCACCTTGGGTATCCACCTTATTTTCAAATCATTCTTGGTATATGGAAGATACTGGCAGCCGTGGCCATATTACTACCTAAAGCAAAACGCCTGAAAGAATGGGCTTATGCCGGTATAATATTCGACCTGACAGGTGCTGCGTTTTCACGTTATAGCATGGGTGATGAAGCGGCAATGGTCATCATTCCACTCATGATAGCAAGCCTGGCAAGCGCTTCGTGGATGTTACGCCCGAAAGGCAGAAAGTTACAATCATTAACACCAATCAATAAATAA
- a CDS encoding redoxin domain-containing protein → MQLLKQGDNAPVLITKDLYGKEYKTGKNDNWTFLSFHRFSACPFCNTRTHELKMAYPKFKEQNIEIYSIWPSTAESMKEYINNDQGSFPLIPDKQQILFEAYVVTHRSAVSALRLLAKPLLMTKAMKNTKKNMRIDGVVDLHPANFLVNPDGVIVLAHYGKHYADHLPLQEIFAARNTFA, encoded by the coding sequence ATGCAGCTATTAAAACAAGGGGATAATGCACCTGTATTAATAACAAAAGACCTGTATGGTAAGGAATATAAAACAGGCAAAAACGACAACTGGACATTTTTATCTTTTCATCGCTTTTCGGCATGCCCGTTTTGCAATACCCGCACACATGAATTAAAGATGGCCTACCCAAAATTCAAGGAGCAGAACATAGAGATATACAGCATATGGCCGTCAACAGCAGAAAGCATGAAAGAGTATATTAATAATGATCAGGGCAGCTTTCCGCTGATACCGGATAAGCAGCAAATACTATTTGAAGCCTATGTTGTTACGCATCGCTCTGCAGTATCAGCACTGCGCCTTTTAGCAAAACCTTTGTTGATGACAAAGGCTATGAAAAACACCAAAAAGAATATGCGTATAGATGGTGTGGTAGATTTGCACCCGGCAAATTTTTTGGTTAATCCTGATGGAGTAATAGTGCTGGCACATTATGGCAAACACTATGCAGACCACCTACCGTTGCAAGAAATATTTGCAGCAAGAAATACATTTGCGTAA